The stretch of DNA TCTGCTCCTGTCTCATCGCTCACCGTTTCCCCGCTGAACCGCACCGACCGCTTCCAGCAACAGCGCCCCCGTGATCCCCGCGCCGATCGCCGCCTCCGCCAACGCAACGTCCGGCGAGCCCATCCGCACCCACCCCACCGCCACCATCATGCCATACACAATAAACAGCACCACCGCCGCAAACGCCCCGCGCACCGACAGCGCCGCCACCGCCAGCAGCACCACCATCAAACCCAGCAACAAATCAAGCAACACCATGACACACTCACCGCTCACCACGCGACCGCAACCCACTCAATCCCCTTAGCCCCTGCTCCGCCACAAGGTAACACGCGCTCGTCGACGCCAGCAGCACCAGCAACCAGATCATCGCCAGCTTCACCCCCACGGGCACACTCTCAACTTGAAACATCAACCCCAGCACGACAAACCCCAGCCCGAGGTTGTCCGCCTTCGTCAGCGCGTGCAGCCGACTGTGCACATCCGCAAAGCGCAGCAACCCCACCGTGCCCAGCGTAAAAAACACCAGCCCCACTATCACGAACAGCACCGTCAGCCCGTTGAGCAGCATTGTCATGATTCTTCACCCTCCGACGCCGACCCACCGCCCCACGCCCGCTGCGTAAACGCGATCGTCGCCACCGCCGCCAGCATCGCCAGCACCAGCGCCACATCGCGCACCGCCCCGATCGCCATCGCCTCGCTGAGCAGCAGCAGCACCGCCACCCCCGTCGTCCCGAACAGTTGAGCCGACAGCATCCGGTCCGCCGCCGTCGGCCCACGCAACACACGCACCATCCCCCCCGCCACATTGATCAACAGCCACGCCGTCGCTGCAAGGTAAAACCAGTTCATCACCCCCATCATAAACCACCACGCCCACACCCCCACACTCCGCGCCCCTTAAAGCCCGGGCATGGCCATGCCCGGGCTCCCCCACGCCCCTCGCCTTCACTCACTAAAATCCCCCCATGCTCCACGTCGCCCTCTACCAGCCGATGATCCCGCCCAACACCGGCGCTACTGCCCGCCAGTGCGTCGGCATGAACGCCCACCTTCACCTCGTCGGCCCCCACCGCCTCGACCTCTCCGACCATGCCGTCAAACGCGCAGGCCTCGACTACTGGCCGCACCTCATCCTCACCAAACACCCCACACCCGACGACTTCGTCGACTGGCTCGCCCGCGAAAACAAATCGCCCTGGCTCGTCACCAAACTCGGCGAGCATCGTTACGACCGCGCCCCTTACGCCGACGAAGACGTCCTGGTCTTCGGCAACGAAAAGGAAGGCATCCCCCAGGCTTGGCATGACC from Phycisphaerales bacterium AB-hyl4 encodes:
- a CDS encoding Na(+)/H(+) antiporter subunit B, encoding MVLLDLLLGLMVVLLAVAALSVRGAFAAVVLFIVYGMMVAVGWVRMGSPDVALAEAAIGAGITGALLLEAVGAVQRGNGER
- a CDS encoding cation:proton antiporter yields the protein MLLNGLTVLFVIVGLVFFTLGTVGLLRFADVHSRLHALTKADNLGLGFVVLGLMFQVESVPVGVKLAMIWLLVLLASTSACYLVAEQGLRGLSGLRSRGER
- a CDS encoding monovalent cation/H+ antiporter complex subunit F: MNWFYLAATAWLLINVAGGMVRVLRGPTAADRMLSAQLFGTTGVAVLLLLSEAMAIGAVRDVALVLAMLAAVATIAFTQRAWGGGSASEGEES
- a CDS encoding TrmH family RNA methyltransferase — translated: MLHVALYQPMIPPNTGATARQCVGMNAHLHLVGPHRLDLSDHAVKRAGLDYWPHLILTKHPTPDDFVDWLARENKSPWLVTKLGEHRYDRAPYADEDVLVFGNEKEGIPQAWHDRWPDRRISVPILGQIRSYNLANTVAIVLAQATSTAALYPPPHP